TTCAAGACTGCACTCCCATGCAATCACGTCAAATCTCGCCACTATTTCAAATACCGTAATATGCTCTACGCTACTGGCGAGGTTTACCCTGTCGTAATTTGGCGAGAATCAAAACAGCTTGTCAACGTACTCTTGTAGATCACTGCGTTTAACTCGCCAACCCTTGCCAATTACTTTGGCTTTTAACGAACCCGCCGTAATTGCATCTCGCAGGAATTCTCTAGACAACCCAGTTAGCGCTTGTGCCTCTGCAATAGTCAGTAGTAGCTTATCAGCGATCGGCACTACTGGCTGATTGTCACCTCTGCCCAGCAGCCCTTCAATGATTGAGGACAATTTATCAATTACCCCAATCTCGCCAAACTCCGCAATCTCGCCAGAAGAATGCACTAATTTACCTGTCTGTGGCTGTTGCTCTGTCGCTATTTGACGAGGTTCAAAGGCTGGTTTTACTGTCGGTTGGTTCAGTTCTGACTTGAATGCTTCCAGTTCGGCGGGGTCAAAGTTGGCAGTCGGGCGAGTTTTCCCTTTCTCGTACTTAACGCTGATTCGCCCTTGCTGAACATAACGCTCAAGCGCTCTCACGCTGACACCAAGATAATCTGCTGCTTCCTGCTTGTTCATAAATCTCGCCAAATATCGAACCTCGCCAAAATCCTATCAGTGATTGGCGAGTTTTGGCGAGATTGAGAAAGAGCAACCATTATTCCTCAGATGTGCCTATGCTATTTTTAGCCTAAAGTATAGGACTAGGTGCTATACTTTAACCGAAGAGACTAGAAAATGAAAATTTACAAAAACCGTACTTTTGACCGTTGGGCGCGAAAGGAAGGGTTAAACAATCTTAGTCTCTGTAACGCTGTAAACGAAATGGCAGCAGGGCTTTATGATGCTGACCTGGGAGGTGGACTGTTTAAAAAACGCATAGCAAAACCAGGGAAGGGTAAGAGTGGTGGATTTCGGACACTAGTAGCTACTAATAATGAAGATCGTTGGTTTTTTATTTTTGGCTTTTCAAAAAACGAACGCAGCAACATTGACTCATATGAAGAAGAAGCTCTAAAAATGTTATCCAAGCAAT
This sequence is a window from Nostoc sp. ATCC 53789. Protein-coding genes within it:
- a CDS encoding helix-turn-helix domain-containing protein; protein product: MNKQEAADYLGVSVRALERYVQQGRISVKYEKGKTRPTANFDPAELEAFKSELNQPTVKPAFEPRQIATEQQPQTGKLVHSSGEIAEFGEIGVIDKLSSIIEGLLGRGDNQPVVPIADKLLLTIAEAQALTGLSREFLRDAITAGSLKAKVIGKGWRVKRSDLQEYVDKLF
- a CDS encoding type II toxin-antitoxin system RelE/ParE family toxin, producing the protein MKIYKNRTFDRWARKEGLNNLSLCNAVNEMAAGLYDADLGGGLFKKRIAKPGKGKSGGFRTLVATNNEDRWFFIFGFSKNERSNIDSYEEEALKMLSKQLLAYTHDELEQAKNSNALIEVICDASEKISDS